The Desmodus rotundus isolate HL8 chromosome 3, HLdesRot8A.1, whole genome shotgun sequence genome includes a region encoding these proteins:
- the SLC39A5 gene encoding zinc transporter ZIP5, with amino-acid sequence MGLPMSHLLVAICVCAALGWEEGSDPDLSPAELEQNHYLAQLFGLYGENGTLSAGGLARLLHSLGLGGVQGLHLRHYGPPAGHTATPAGDNSTHRPQDPELNVDVWAELPLGPSGWGDLEQPKASPPPRGPAPSGLDLFHRLLLLDHSLADHLNEACLNGSQLLVNFGLSPAAPLTPRQFALLCPALLYQIDSRVCIQAPAPAPPEDLLSALVHSTLAVLLLSVPAPLSLLLLRLLGSHLLRPLLGFLGAVAVGTLCGDALLHLLPHAQGEHHAGHSGRPEEDLGPGLSVLGGLFLLFLLENVLGTLRHRELRPRCCRRKRKDLRTPNLDPEDGSRMALQPLQAAPEPGTLGCGEQDRQPPPAPVPSGHQGHSHGHQGGSDTSVTWMVLLGDGLHNLTDGLAIGAAFSDGFSSGLSTTLAVFCHELPHELGDFAMLLRAGLPFRRLLLLSLVSGALGLGGAALGVGLSLSPVSLTPWVFGATAGVFLYVALVDMLPALLRPPEPLPVLEVLLQGLGLLLGGSLMITIALLEEQLQAPLTDG; translated from the exons ATGGGGCTCCCAATGAGTCATCTGCTGGTtgccatatgtgtgtgtgcggcCTTGGGCTGGGAAGAGGGCTCAGACCCTGACCTGAGCCCTGCTGAGCTGGAGCAGAACCATTACCTGGCCCAGCTGTTTGGCCTGTACGGGGAGAACGGCACGCTATCTGCAGGGGGGCTTGCCAGGCTTCTCCACAGTCTGGGGCTCGGCGGGGTTCAGGGGCTGCACCTGCGACACTACGGgcctccagcaggtcacactgcAACCCCGGCTGGAGACAATTCCACTCACAG GCCACAGGACCCCGAATTGAATGTGGATGTCTGGGCAGAGCTGCCTCTGGGCCCCTCGGGGTGGGGTGACCTTGAGCAGCCAAAGGCCTCACCACCACCCCGTGGGCCAGCCCCCTCAGGCCTGGACCTCTTTCACAGGCTTTTGCTGCTGGACCATTCACTGGCTGACCACCTGAATGAGGCT tgtcTGAATGGCTCCCAGCTGCTGGTCAATTTTGGCCTGAGCCCCGCTGCTCCTCTCACGCCACGTCAGTTTGCTCTGCTGTGCCCAGCCCTGCTTTATCAGATCGACAGCCGTGTCTGCATCcaagccccagctccagccccgcCAGAGGATCTACTGTCTG CCCTGGTTCACAGCACCCTGGCAGTCCTGCTGCTCAGCGTCCCTGCTCCgctctccctgctgctgctgcggctCCTTGGATCGCATCTATTGCGGCCCCTGCTGGGCTTCCTGGGGGCCGTGGCCGTGGGCACACTTTGTGGGGATGCGCTGCTACACCTGCTGCCACAT GCACAAGGAGAACACCATGCCGGACATAGCGGGCGACCAGAGGAAGACCTGGGTCCAGGGCTGTCGGTGCTTGGTGGTCTCTTCCTGCTCTTCTTGCTGGAGAACGTGCTAGGGACTTTGCGGCACCGAGAGCTAAGGCCA AGATGCTGCAGGCGGAAGAGAAAGGATCTCAGAACACCAAACCTGGACCCAGAGGACGGCAGCAGGATGGCACTTCAGCCCCTACAGGCAGCTCCAG AGCCAGGGACTCTGGGCTGCGGCGAGCAGGACCGCCAGCCGCCACCAGCCCCAGTCCCTTCTGGGCATCAAGGCCACAGTCacgggcaccagggtggcagTGACACCAGTGTGACATGGATGGTCCTCCTGGGAGACGGTCTGCACAACCTCACTGATGGGCTGGCCATAG GTGCTGCCTTCTCTGATGGCTTCTCCAGCGGCCTCAGCACCACCCTGGCAGTGTTCTGCCACGAGCTGCCCCACGAACTTG GTGACTTTGCAATGCTGCTCCGGGCAGGGCTGCCCTTTCGGCGGTTGCTGCTGCTGAGCCTGGTGTCCGGAGCTCTAGGGCTGGGGGGTGCAGCCCTAGGAGTGGGGCTCAGTCTGAGCCCTGTCTCCCTCACTCCCTGGGTGTTTGGGGCCACTGCTGGAGTTTTCCTGTATGTGGCCCTCGTGGACATG CTGCCAGCCCTGCTGCGTCCTCCTGAGCCCCTCCCTGTGCTCGAGGTGCTGCTGCAGGGGCTGGGACTGCTCCTGGGGGGCAGCCTCATGATCACCATCGCCCTGCTGGAGGAGCAGCTGCAGGCCCCGCTCACTGATGGCTGA
- the NABP2 gene encoding SOSS complex subunit B1: protein MTTETFVKDIKPGLKNLNLIFIVLETGRVTKTKDGHEVRTCKVADKTGSINISVWDDVGNLIQPGDIIRLTKGYASVFKGCLTLYTGRGGDLQKIGEFCMVYSEVPNFSEPNPEYSAQQAPNKTVQNDSSSTAPQPTTGPPAASPASESQNGNGLTASPGPGGGPHAPHTPSHPPSTRITRSQPNHTAAGPPGPSNNPVSNGKETRRSSKR, encoded by the exons ATGACGACGGAGACCTTCGTGAAGGATATCAAGCCCGGGCTCAAGAATCTGAACCTCATCTTCATTGTGCTGGAGACAG GCCGTGTGACCAAGACAAAGGATGGTCATGAGGTTCGAACCTGCAAAGTGGCAGACAAAACAGGCAGCATCAATATCTCCGTCTGGGATGACGTGGGCAACCTGATCCAACCTGGGGACATTATCCGGCTTACCAAAGG GTACGCTTCAGTGTTCAAAGGTTGTCTGACACTGTACACTGGCCGTGGGGGTGATCTTCAGAAGATTGGAGA ATTCTGTATGGTTTATTCCGAGGTTCCTAATTTCAGTGAGCCAAACCCAGAGTACAGTGCCCAGCAGGCACCCAACAAGACG GTGCAGAATGACAGCAGCTCTACCGCTCCCCAGCCTACCACTGGACCCCCTGCTGCTTCTCCAG CCTCTGAGAGCCAGAATGGGAATGGCCTGACTGCCTCGCCTGGTCCTGGTGGTGGCCCACATGCCCCTCacactccttcccacccccccagCACCCGAATTACCCGAAGCCAGCCCAACCACACAGCTGCtggccctcctggcccctccaACAACCCCGTCAGTAACGGCAAAGAAACCCGGAGGAGCAGCAAGAGATAG